The Agelaius phoeniceus isolate bAgePho1 chromosome 26, bAgePho1.hap1, whole genome shotgun sequence genome has a window encoding:
- the LOC129130960 gene encoding keratin, type I cytoskeletal 14 produces the protein MSTTVRQYSSSTSLKGFGGLGGGSSRVSSVRVGGGGYRAPSVHGGSGSYSVSSRVVSGLGSGFGGSYCSSAGGALGGGFGGSYGAGFGAAFGGGFGGFGGGDGILPAGEKETMQNLNDRLAAYLDKVRALEEANTDLEVKIREWYKKQGPGPDRDYSPYYRTIEELRNKILSATVENANIVLQIDNARLAADDFRTKFESEQALRMSVEADINGLRRVLDELTLSRADLEMQIENLKEELAYLKKNHEEEMTALRGQVGGEISVEMDAAPGIDLTKILAEMREQYESLAEKNRRDAEQWFFSKTEELNREVAINTEQLQSGKTEITELRRTIQSLEIDLQSQLSTKAALEGTLADTEARYGTQLAQLQMLITGVEEQLAELRCDMERQNHEYRVLLDVKCRLEQEIATYRRLLEGEDAHISSQYSSAMSSHSGRDVVTSSRQVRTIVEEVQDGKVVSSREQVALTTR, from the exons ATGAGCACCACTGTCAGGCAATACTCGTCCTCCACCTCGCTCAAGGGCTTCGGGGGCCTGGGGGGAGGCTCCAGCAGGGTCTCCTCCGTGCGTGTCGGGGGAGGAGGGTACCGGGCCCCCAGCGTGCACGGGGGCTCCGGCAGCTACTCCGTCTCCTCGCGCGTGGTCTCGGGGCTCGGCAGCGGCTTTGGGGGCAGCTACTGCAGCAGCGCAGGAGGGGCCCTGGGcgggggctttgggggcagctATGGGGCCGGCTTTGGGGCCGCCTTTGGAGGAGGATTTGGAGGCTTTGGAGGCGGTGATGGCATCCTGCCGGCGGGGGAGAAGGAGACCATGCAGAACCTCAACGACCGCCTGGCCGCCTACCTGGACAAGGTGCGAGCCCTGGAGGAGGCCAACACCGACCTGGAGGTGAAGATCAGGGAGTGGTACAAGAAGCAGGGACCTGGTCCTGACCGTGACTACAGCCCCTACTACAGGACTATCGAGGAGCTCAGGAACAAG ATTCTTTCTGCAACTGTTGAAAATGCCAACATCGTCCTGCAGATCGACaatgccaggctggcagcagatGACTTCCGAACCAA GTTTGAGTCGGAGCAAGCTCTGCGCATGAGTGTTGAGGCCGACATCAACGGCCTGCGCCGGGTCCTGGATGAGCTGACCCTGTCCAGAGCCGACCTGGAGATGCAGATTGAGAACCTGAAGGAGGAGCTGGCTTATCTGAAGAAGAACCATGAGGAG GAAATGACTGCCCTGCGTGGGCAGGTGGGTGGGGAGATCAGCGTGGAGATGGACGCTGCTCCTGGCATCGACCTCACCAAGATCCTGGCGGAGATGCGGGAGCAGTACGAGAGCCTGGCGGAGAAGAACCGCAGGGACGCCGAGCAGTGGTTCTTCAGCAag ACAGAAGAGCTGAACCGGGAGGTGGCCATCAAcacggagcagctgcagagcggCAAGACGGAGATCACGGAGCTGCGGCGCACGATCCAGAGCCTGGAGATCGACCTGCAGTCGCAGCTCAGCACG AAAGCGGCGCTGGAGGGCACCCTGGCCGACACCGAGGCGCGCTACGGCACCCAGctggcccagctgcagatgCTGATCACGGGCGTGGAGGAGCAGCTGGCCGAGCTGCGCTGCGACATGGAGCGCCAGAACCACGAGTACAGGGTCCTGCTGGACGTCAAGTGCCGCCTGGAGCAGGAGATCGCCACGTACCGCCGGCTGCTGGAGGGAGAGGATGCCCA CATCTCCTCCCAGTACTCCTCGGCCATGTCCTCACACTCTGGCAGAGATG TCGTGACATCGTCCCGCCAGGTGCGCACGATCGTGGAGGAGGTGCAGGACGGGAAGGTGGTGTCCTCCCGGGAGCAGGTGGCACTCACCACTCGCTAG